In Carassius gibelio isolate Cgi1373 ecotype wild population from Czech Republic chromosome B4, carGib1.2-hapl.c, whole genome shotgun sequence, one DNA window encodes the following:
- the LOC127956283 gene encoding myogenic factor 5-like: protein MDVFSTSQIYYDSTCASSPEALEFGPGGELAGSEEDEHVRAPGAPHQPGHCLQWACKACKRKSSTVDRRRAATMRERRRLKKVNHAFEALRRCTSANPSQRLPKVEILRNAIQYIESLQELLREQVENYYSLPMESSSEPASPSSSCSESMVDCNSPVWPQMNPNFGNNYNFEAQNASVVGRTPGASSLQCLSSIVDRLASVDTGVAMGTRNMVALSPTGSDSQCSSADSPSNRPVYHVL from the exons ATGGACGTATTCTCGACATCCCAGATCTACTACGATAGCACTTGTGCCTCGTCGCCTGAAGCTTTGGAGTTCGGCCCTGGAGGAGAACTGGCCGGGTCTGAAGAGGACGAGCACGTCAGGGCCCCCGGGGCCCCGCACCAGCCAGGTCACTGTCTGCAATGGGCCTGCAAAGCTTGCAAGCGCAAATCCAGCACTGTGGACCGCCGGAGAGCCGCCACCATGAGGGAGCGCCGCCGGCTGAAGAAGGTGAACCATGCATTTGAGGCACTACGGCGCTGCACCTCGGCGAACCCCAGTCAGCGTCTTCCCAAGGTGGAGATCCTGAGGAACGCCATCCAGTACATCGAAAGCCTTCAGGAGCTTCTCAGGGAACAAGTGGAGAACTACTACAGCCTGCCAATGGAGAGCAGCTCTGAGCCGGCCAGCCCTTCCTCAAGCTGTTCTGAAAGCATG GTTGACTGCAATAGTCCTGTGTGGCCTCAAATGAATCCAAACTTTGGGAACAACTACAACTTTGAAGCACAAAATG CTAGCGTGGTGGGCAGAACCCCAGGAGCGTCCAGTTTGCAGTGTCTGTCCAGCATCGTGGACAGGCTGGCTTCTGTAGATACAGGAGTTGCGATGGGAACGAGGAACATGGTTGCTCTCTCTCCAACTGGAAGTGATTCCCAGTGCAGTTCTGCAGACAGTCCCAGCAACAGACCAGTCTACCACGTCCTGTGA